The following are from one region of the Silene latifolia isolate original U9 population chromosome 9, ASM4854445v1, whole genome shotgun sequence genome:
- the LOC141601954 gene encoding uncharacterized protein LOC141601954 translates to MRKPELSDRMAKWSVHLSGYDLKFEPRTAIKSQALADFVSDFCPALQTQAEQDILSLEEDKGEQATNNEAEYEALILGLKLALDLKIRHLKVCSDSKLIVNHVNDCYEARDPRMMAYLDVAKEMTLRFFTFNIKQIPRDQNAEAGTLATLKATFKAGAVCTIPIVHVLELAILKPEQEAVVLCSTSSEENTPDWRKPYLDWLQNDILSPDKKEVRSFKIKASRFGIPYEIICDNGSQFIGNKTEDFCARWNISLQKSTPRNP, encoded by the exons ATGAGAAAACCAGAATTGTCAGACAGGATGGCTAAATGGTCCGTGCACCTAAGCGGTTACGATTTGAAATTTGAACCTCGCACGGCCATAAAGTCTCAGGCTCTGGCAGACTTTGTGTCTGACTTCTGCCCGGCTCTCCAGACCCAAGCGGAACAGGACATTCTGAGTCTGGAGGAAGATAAAGGGGAACAA gccacaaacaacgaagcagaGTACGAGGCATTGATCCTGGGTCTGAAGCTGGCTTTGGATCTGAAAATCAGACACCTCAAGGTTTGCAGTGATTCTAAACTTATAGTTAACCATGTAAATGACTGTTATGAAGCCAGGGATCCCAGGATGATGGCATACCTAGACGTAGCAAAGGAGATGACCCTCAGATTTTTCACGTTCAACATCAAACAAATCCCCAGGGACCAGAACGCAGAAGCAGGCACACTAGCCACCCTTAAGGCAACCTTCAAAGCAGGAGCCGTCTGTACAATACCAATTGTCCACGTACTGGAGTTAGCAATACTAAAACCTGAGCAGGAAGCAGTAGTATTGTGCAGCACCAGCAGTGAAGAAAATACTCCAGACTGGAGGAAACCATACCTAGACTGGCTGCAGAATGATATCCTTTCACCAGATAAAAAGGAAGTAAGGAGCTTCAAAATAAAAGCATCCAG GTTTGGCATTCCATATGAGATTATATGTGATAATGGATCTCAGTTTATTGGAAATAAGACAGAAGATTTTTGTGCAAGGTGGAATATTTCATTGCAGAAATCTACTCCTAGGAACCCCTAG